A single region of the Candidatus Hydrogenedens sp. genome encodes:
- a CDS encoding alpha-mannosidase, whose amino-acid sequence MNQEKKTIYVVVNTHWDREWVYPFEETRLLLVEFMDQLIQILKNDSNFHSFTLDSQTVCLEDYLELRPEKREDIVDLVKSGKLIIGPWYSLPEEFIVNGESLVRNLLIGHRVAQSFGKVSKIGYTPFSYG is encoded by the coding sequence ATGAATCAAGAGAAAAAAACTATTTATGTCGTTGTTAACACACACTGGGATAGAGAATGGGTATATCCATTTGAAGAAACGCGATTGTTATTAGTCGAGTTTATGGACCAATTAATCCAGATTTTAAAAAATGACTCGAATTTTCATTCCTTTACATTGGATTCTCAAACGGTGTGTCTGGAAGATTACCTTGAATTAAGACCTGAGAAAAGAGAGGATATTGTTGACCTTGTTAAATCAGGAAAACTTATAATTGGTCCATGGTATTCCCTTCCGGAAGAATTTATTGTTAATGGGGAATCATTAGTTCGGAATCTTTTAATAGGGCACCGAGTGGCACAATCCTTCGGAAAAGTTTCAAAGATTGGATATACACCTTTCAGTTATGGGCA